DNA sequence from the Bufo bufo chromosome 3, aBufBuf1.1, whole genome shotgun sequence genome:
gtgccaaaggttgtagATCCCTGCTATAAACTGTTGACGGCACTAGGTAGGGGGGTTGTGGAGAGCGGTAGAAAGATACAGTTTGTGGcgtttttattatcaggagtaataAGAATATGAACGgctattctgctcctgcaagtgtccTGGAGGCGGAGTTTCACTGCAATTTGCAATTGAGCTTCTTCAAAACCCCTCCCCTCTGCTTTGAGTGACAGCTGAAGTATCCAACCAAGAGACCGTTGCAGTTGTCACTCAGAGCGGAGGCTGTGTCGTGCAGCGCCACCTCCAGTGTAAGTAAACGGTATTACAAAATATCAGGTAAACGCATTAAACGTATCTACCTACACTTAGTTTacactggaaaacccatttaaggagCAGAATAAAAGATCATAATAACCTGATAATAAAAACTCCACAAAATATATGTTTATACTGCTGTCTGTTACCTAGTgccgtcagcagtttagcatgctcAAGACTGCCAccattaaagagaatctgtcagcatACTCTGGTATATGATGGATCTGTGGGAAACGTCCAAACAGGTATCCCAGGGTTGCATTTATCATTACTACACGAGTATCAATGGGGAAATCCTCCTGGTTACATACATTACACTGTATACTTAGAGGTATTATCGGCTGCTTCTGTGTATATTTCAGTGCTGGGCGGCCATACATTCTCCATGTCTGTAGTCCTATAATATGCATTTATTACAACTCAGGGCAATAGGAAAACCTCTCCTACCGCAGATTACTTCTTGCAGGTGTCCAAGTCTGGGTGTAAGGGTGGTGCCATACTATTAATTTTTCCTGCCTCTTTGGGCTTGATCATAtggggttgttttgttttttacttttacactTTTTTGGGTTTGTCGCATTTTcttgaaatttatttattttttcagaccttttttttcctgtagagAGCTTTGTGGGAAAACGTTTAAAAACACAGAGCatgctgcaataaaaaaaatatggaaaatttctaaaaaaaaattagtcTTTGTAGAACGTTTTATCACTTCCTTTTGGCCAGAATGTATCATCTAGCgcagcatatattttttttttttaaaccctcctCAAGAAGAAAATACAtaactttaaagggttttccaagttattttaactgatgacctattctctagaTCGGTCAgactcatcagtatctgatcggtgtagGCTTGGACACACAGGGCACATtgtcatacattgtatagcgcagggtttctcaactccggtcctcgggacccaacTACCAGTCATCTTTTCAGGATTTccctagtattgagcaggtgatacaaTTGAGCTTCACTCACACATCCGTgtctgtgctcaaatccgtgagcaggtggtcagtgatgcatccatgaAGGATCTGttttgggtccgtgtgtccgttttttgttgtccgtgttgcatccgtgtttcactgacactgaacagctgaaaaataattttcaaagcatctcttcttaatgatccgtgaaatacggatgcaacacggatggcatctgtggttttcacagacccatagactataatggtcgTGAGGGATCtgggaacacggacaaaatagagcatgcatccgtgctaaagacactgatgtgtgaatacacacattaaagtgaatggagacgtgtgctgtccgtggcgaACACGCGTAcatcacacgtccgtgaaacactgacgtgtgaatgaggctttagtgtcCATGGATCAGGACttgccacaggtattcattctgtagaataatctcaaatcctgaccggtagatgggtcctgaggaccggagttgaggaaccctggtatagcggctgtgcaggtatcacagctcagccccattcacttctatagggctgagctgcaccaaagccatgtgaccaatgaatgtaacACCCTGTGGCCTagagaaagctgagagaaggccgctatccagaggataggtcattggctaaaatatctcggaaaacctctttaatccaTTTGATTTACAATCATAATGTGCAGAAGTAATTGGATGGAAAATGCACTTTTTACTAATCTTTCTTTTCTTACAGAATATTGTTAAAATGGGGAAAGGTGATCCCAAGAAGCCCAGAGGAAAAATGTCCTCCTATGCTTACTTTGTGCAAACGTGCAGAGAAGAGCACAAGAAAAAGCACCCTGACGCATCTGTAAACTTTGCAGAATTCTCTAAGAAGTGCTCAGAACGGTGGAAGGTAAAATATTCATGATGTTATTGGGAATCTggataacttattttttttatttatgcttaAAATACAAAAATCTATTTACATCCATATGATTAGGGATTAGATTTACCAATCCTGTGTTTAGATAGTGTGAACAGACCAGGCACTCtaaagatgcaccagatttatcactgtggTAAATTTTGTTCATCGTGATAGAATTTGGACCCATCTGTCTAACACCACATATTGGTTGGCTCTTATTTTGTGTCGAAATTTTAATTTGGTAAATCGCCTAGATGTTCATCTTCCGCTACAGTTCAATAACGTCAGCAGCTCAAACATTCTTGTATGGACGCGTAAACTGAGCCCATTCTAGTCCCAATACCTGGACACATAGCCTGCCATTCCACATCCCTCCTGTGTGAAGATaacaaataatgtaaaaaaaaaaaaagaggcgaGTCACGGCTCTGCTGCTTTACATTGGTAAACTGACCTGTggttgggtgttttttttttttaaatgtacaaagTCTGATGTGCAAAGTTGTGATGTGTACCAGCCTATCtttggtgcattcacacgacggtatgtattttgcagactgcaaaacgcgGATCAGCAACCGATACGGATGACAGTTGCATTGAATccgtgtttttatattttttttatttttattttttctgatccattgaaataaatgggtcctcatcctatCCTTAAAAAAATGCGGATTGATGCGGACCAaatatacggtcatgtgaatgcaccctaagggtcGTGTTCATTTTGCATAACTGtacagctggctcctaatagaacagtcctatccttgtccgtaatgcggacaataataggacatgtacctttttttttctttttttttttttgcggaacagccatgtggacacggaatgcacagtcatttctgtttttttagttttcttttttgcagccccattgaaattaatggttccgcatacggcccaaaaaaatagaaaaaaaggaaTGGACACGGAGAAAAAAATATGATCCCTAATTTTGATGCTGtcacaagttatttttagtgaattTTATTTCTTCTCCATAGACCATGAATGCTAAAGAGAAAGGAAAATTTGAAGACATGGCGAAAGTAGACAAGGTTCGTTATGAAAGTGAAATGAAATCCTACATACCACCAAAAGGAGAGACTAAAAAGAAGTTTAAGGATCCAAATGCACCAAAGAGACCACCGTGAGTTAATAATTTTGAACTGAAATGGTCATCATTAAGGACTGCTTTTTACATTTGTTCactgtgtttttaatttttggcCTCTACAGCTCTGCTTTCTTCTTGTTCTGCTCCGAGTTCCGTCCTAAAATTAAAGGAGAGCACCCAGGTCTGACCATTGGTGATGTTGCAAAAAAACTAGGAGAGATGTGGAATAACACTTCATCAGAAGACAAGGTGCCTTATGAAAAGAAagcttccaaactgaaggagaaGTATAAGAAGGTATCTTTCCATCTGTACCATTATTGTAACAAAGGTCTCATTAAATAGTTGTGGCAATACTAGGTGAACTGGGTTCACAGAACTTATTTTCCATTGTGGTAATGGTCTCCTCACACTTCTACATGTACATTAGGGTTCCATGGTTGCATATCACCCTCAAATTGAAGTCATACCATCGCTATGTAATCAAGGGCAgtgtcaaatagttttttttcacctgattacaaaacttttttttgtatttttcaaatGAAGCTTTACTGCAACAAAGTCATCAACGTTgcacttaaaggaaacctgtcaccatgattttgcgcatagagctggggacatgggctgctagatggccactagctcatctgcaatacccaggtcccatagctctctgcgcttttattgtgttaaaaaaccgttttgagtgatatgcaaattacctgatatgagtcctgtatccggagatgagtcaagcgtcaaggagcccagccccgccccctccgaatctcctccttgccggctgacgtcacagagctggagcgccgaaatctcgcgatgcgcgagctagcgcatgcgtagttcgttccctgtgctgatgccagcacagggaatgaacatgatgccgacactgcgcatgcgctagctcgcgcatcgcgagatttcggcgctccagctctgtgacgtcagccggcaaggaggagattcggaggacgcggggcggtgctgggctcctttccgcttgactcaactccggctacaggactcatatcagctaatttgcatatcactcaaaacgtatttttaacacaataaaagcgcagagagctatgggacctgggtattgcagatgagctagtggccatctagcagcccatgtccccagctctatgcgcaaaatcatggtgacaggttcgctttaagtccTCTG
Encoded proteins:
- the HMGB1 gene encoding high mobility group protein B1 — its product is MGKGDPKKPRGKMSSYAYFVQTCREEHKKKHPDASVNFAEFSKKCSERWKTMNAKEKGKFEDMAKVDKVRYESEMKSYIPPKGETKKKFKDPNAPKRPPSAFFLFCSEFRPKIKGEHPGLTIGDVAKKLGEMWNNTSSEDKVPYEKKASKLKEKYKKDMTSYRTKGKVEGPKKAPAKFEKGKRADDDDEDDDDEEEEEEEEEEDEEEDDE